The Acidovorax sp. RAC01 genomic sequence CCGCCGGCTGCGCCACAGCAGGGTGGCACCTCAGGGGCAGGACGACGCACAGTGGCTGGCGCAATGGCGGCCCCGTGTGCGGGCTACCAGCCTCATCCACGCACTGGGGCTGGCGGCGCTGGGCGCCATCGTGGTGGCCACGCCGGGCCGGGCGCACTACGACTTCATCCTGCTGCTGCATGTGACTCTGGCCGTGGTGATCGTGGGCAACGCCACGTTCCAGCTTCCCTCGGTGGGCATGTTTTTGCGCATGTACGGGCTGGGCTGGGGCGTGGCTACCGTGGTGCTGCCGGTGGCGCTGATGCAATGGCCCTCGCTCATGCATGGGCCGGGCGATGCCGGGGGCGGCGCTGCGTCGCCCTGGCGCTTCATCATTCCCGTATCGCTGCTGCTGCTGATTGCGCTGTACCGCCACGCGGTGGTAGCGAACAATTTTTTTGTGCAGCAGGTACGGCTGGAGGAAGAAGGCCTGCACCTGGCCCGGCAGGCAAGCCTTGCGCATGAAAAAGCCGAGGCCGCGCTGGTGGACAAAAACCTGTTTCTGCGCACCGCCAGCCACGACCTGCGCCAGCCGGTGCATGCCATGGGCTTTCAGATCGAGGCCATCCGCCAGCGCAACCAGGACCCGGCGCTCACGCCCGCGCTGGAAGACCTGCGGCGCAGCGTGCAATCGGTGCACCTCATGTTCAATGCGCTGCTGGACCTGTCGCGCATGGAGAACCGGGCGTTGCCCGAACGCCTGGTGCCAGTGGCATTGCCCCCCCTGCTGTGCGACATCGCGCAGCTGTTCCGCGAAGAAGCCGCGGGGCTGGGCCTGGCGCTCAGGGTGCGCGCGCCGACAGGGGGCGCCACGGTGCTGGCAGACCCTGTGCTGCTGCGACAGTCCCTGGTGAACCTGGTGCACAACGGCTTGCGCTACACCGGGCGCGGCGGCCTGCTGCTGGCAGCACGCCGGCGCGGCACCGACTGGTGTATTGAGGTGTGGGACACCGGCCTGGGCGTGGCACCCGAGGACCACGCCCGCATCTACGAGCCCTTCTACCGCCCTGCGCATACGGCGCCCCTGCACCACGCCGGTCATGGCCTCGGGCTGGCTGTAGTGGCCCGCTGTGCCGAGCTGATGGGTGCGGCGCACGGCATGCGCTCGCGACCCGGGCGTGGCTCGTGCTTCTGGCTTCGGCTGACCGCAGCGCCAGACACGCTGCCGGACGATGCCACGGAGGCGATGGAGACCACGCCCTTCAGACCATTGGCCGGGCGTTGCCTGGTGGTGGATGACGACCCCCATGTGCTGCGCGCGTGGTCGTCGATGATGGCCAGCTGGGGCCTGGAGACCCGGACCGCCAGCGATGCAGCAGCGGCCCTGGCAGCACTGGACGCAGGCTTTGTGCCTGACGCGATCTTCTGCGACCAGCGCCTGCGCAGCGGCGACAGTGGTTTTGATGTGCTGCTCGCTTTGCTGGAGCGCTGCCCACGGGCGCGCGGGGCCATGGTGAGTGGCGAACGGGATGCGCCCGAACTGGCTGCGGCACAGGCGCAGGGCTATCTGGTGCTGAGCAAACCGGTGGATGTTGTCACGCTGCACACCTTGCTGGTGCAGTGGCTGGCACTACAGCCAGAAGACCGGGCCATGGGAGCCGATCACGGGGGGACTGGTGGTATCGCGGCGCACACCCGGAGTACGCCGGCATGACACTGCCCGTCTCCGACCTCGCTTCAGACCCCCTGGCGAATGACACCCCCAGCGCCGCAGGACAGCTGCGCCTGCTGGAAGCATCGTTCGCGCGCCTGCGGCTGGGCATGTCTGCGATGCCCCTTACCGGCCTGATCTTCGGTGTGCTGATGAATGCACAGGATGGCCCGGGCGTCAGGATGTTCTGGTGGGGTGGCGCCTACGTGCTGGCGCTGTTGCTGGTCTGGTGGGGGCATCAACGGTATCGGCAGCAGCGAACCCACGAGCCTCCCGAGGTCATGCTGCGCATCTGGTACGGACGCGTGTGCTGGCTGGCGCTTGCACACGGCCTGGGCATGTCGCTGTCCGTGGCGCTGTCGCTCGATCACGCCCACTACGAATACATGTTGATGCTGCACGTGGCTCTGTTGGGTATCCTGACTGCCAACGCGGCACAGATGACCGCGGTGCTTCGGGTGTACCAGATGTTCATGGCGGGTGCAGTCAGCGGTTTGGTCGTGGGACCCTTCGCATTTCCCACCATATGGCCGTTCTTGTTCCCGATGACCCTGATCATGTCGTTCGTGATCTA encodes the following:
- a CDS encoding hybrid sensor histidine kinase/response regulator, which encodes MDTSFWRRWFPRPLDGGELGDRGHVRMLELTHQRLVLSICAMPLLGAPLTMWFQGLGRNPLGLGLWTALYTVAALAVWQQSRRLRHSRVAPQGQDDAQWLAQWRPRVRATSLIHALGLAALGAIVVATPGRAHYDFILLLHVTLAVVIVGNATFQLPSVGMFLRMYGLGWGVATVVLPVALMQWPSLMHGPGDAGGGAASPWRFIIPVSLLLLIALYRHAVVANNFFVQQVRLEEEGLHLARQASLAHEKAEAALVDKNLFLRTASHDLRQPVHAMGFQIEAIRQRNQDPALTPALEDLRRSVQSVHLMFNALLDLSRMENRALPERLVPVALPPLLCDIAQLFREEAAGLGLALRVRAPTGGATVLADPVLLRQSLVNLVHNGLRYTGRGGLLLAARRRGTDWCIEVWDTGLGVAPEDHARIYEPFYRPAHTAPLHHAGHGLGLAVVARCAELMGAAHGMRSRPGRGSCFWLRLTAAPDTLPDDATEAMETTPFRPLAGRCLVVDDDPHVLRAWSSMMASWGLETRTASDAAAALAALDAGFVPDAIFCDQRLRSGDSGFDVLLALLERCPRARGAMVSGERDAPELAAAQAQGYLVLSKPVDVVTLHTLLVQWLALQPEDRAMGADHGGTGGIAAHTRSTPA